A window of Variovorax sp. HW608 genomic DNA:
TGGACCGAGAACATCGGCAAGGCGCACCGCGTGGCCGCCGCGATCGAGGCGGGCATGTGCTTCGTCAACAGTCAGAACGTGCGCGACCTGCGCCAGCCCTTCGGCGGCACCAAGGCCTCGGGCACGGGGCGCGAAGGCGGCACCTGGAGCTACGAGGTGTTCTGCGAGCCGAAGAACGTCGCAGTCTCGCTCGGCAGTCATCACATTCCACATTGGGGAGTCTAATCATGGGCAAGCTCGCACTCGCCGCCAAGATCACGCACGTCCCCTCCCTCTACCTCAGCGAGCTCGACGGTCCGCGCAAGGGGAGCCGCCAGGCCGCCATCGACGGCCACCGCGAAATCGGCCGCCGCTGCCGCGAACTGGGGGTGGACACCATCGTGGTGTTCGACACCCACTGGCTGGTCAACGCGAGCTATCACCTGAACTGCGCGCCGCACTTCAAGGGCATCTATTCGAGCAACGAGTTGCCTCACTTCATCAGCAACATGCCGTTCGAGATTCCGGGCAACCCGGAACTCGGCAAGCTGCTCGCGAAGACCTGCAACGAGTGGGGCGTGGAAACGCTGGCGCACGATGCCACCACGCTCGGGCCGGAGTACGGCACGCTGGTGCCGATGCGCTACATGAACGAGGACCTGCACTTCAAGGCGATTTGCGTGTCGGCGCTGTGCACCGGCCACTACCTGAACGACAGCGCGCGCCTCGGCTGGGCGATGCGCCGCGCGGTGGAGGACCACTACGACGGCACCGTGGCCTTCTTCGCGAGCGGCTCGCTCTCGCATCGCTTCGCGCAGAACGGGCTGGCGCCGCAGTTCGCCGACCGCATCTGGAGCCCGCTGCTCGAGCACATGGACCACGACGTGGTGCAGATGTGGCAGAACGGCGAATGGTCCGACTTCTGTTCGATGCTGCCGGAGTACGCGGTCAAGGGCCACGGCGAAGGTTTCATGCACGACACCGCGATGATCCTCGGCGCGCTCGGCTGGTCGGCCTACGACGGCAAGGCGGAAGTGATCACGCCCTACTTCGGCTCCTCGGGCACCGGGCAGATCAACGCGATCTTTCCGGTCACGCCGCAGGATGGGCGCGCCATTCCGAAGGCCCAGGCGTCGAGCGCCGAAGGCTTTCAGGCCGTTTCACGTCTCTGAGCTCGCCATGCCGCATCTGGTCATCCTCTACACGCCGAACATCGAGCGCGAAACCGACATGAGCGCGCTCTGCCGCACGCTGGCCGACACCATGCTCGAGCAGCGCGACGAAGCGGGCAAGCAGGTCTTTCCGACCGGCGGCACGCGCGTGCTCGCCTATCCGGCCGCGCACTACGCGGTGGCCGACGGCAAGGGCGACTACGCCTTCGTCTACCTCAACCTGCGCATGGCCGCGGGCCGCAGCGACGCGGTGAAGCGGCGCGCGGGCGATGCGCTCATCGAGAGCGCGAAGCGGCACTTCGAGCCGGTCTTCGCCAGGCGCCTCATCGGCATCACGCTGAACGTGGACGAAAGCCCCGGCCAGGTGTACGACGCCAAGCACAGCAACCTGCATCCCCTCTTCAACAACAAATAAGGATCGCCATGCTCGCCAGGGACGTCATCCAGCAACTCGCCGCCGAGTTGCACGAAAGCGAGAAGTCGCGCGTGCAGGTCGAGCATTTCTCCAAGCGCTATCCCGAGATGACCATCGAGGACGGCTACGCGATCTCGCGCGAATGGGTGAAGGCCAAGATCGCCGAAGGCCGCACGGTCAAGGGCCACAAGATCGGCCTCACCTCGCGCGCGATGCAGCAGGCGAGCCAGATCACCGAGCCCGACTACGGCACGCTGCTCGACGACATGTTCTTCGAGCAGGGCGGCGACATTCCCTTCAAGCGCTTCATCGCGCCGCGCATCGAGGTCGAACTCGCCTTCGTGCTCGGCAAGCCGCTCAAGGGGCCGAACGTGACGATCTTCGACGTGCTCGCGGCCACCGACTACGTGGTGCCGGCGATCGAGATCATCGACGCGCGCATCGAGCAGTTCGACCGCCATACCAAGGCCATGCGCCGTGTCTTCGACACCATCGCCGACAACGCGGCGAATGCCGGCATCGTGATGGGCGGCCGTCCGGTCAAGCCCGATGCGGTGGACCTGCGCTGGGTCAGCGCGCTGCTCTACAAGAACGGCGTGATCGAGGAATCGGGCGTGGCCGCCGCGGTGCTGAACCATCCGGCCACCGGCGTGGCATGGCTCGCGAACAAGCTCGCGCCGTGGGACGAATACCTCGAAG
This region includes:
- the hpaD gene encoding 3,4-dihydroxyphenylacetate 2,3-dioxygenase, with the translated sequence MGKLALAAKITHVPSLYLSELDGPRKGSRQAAIDGHREIGRRCRELGVDTIVVFDTHWLVNASYHLNCAPHFKGIYSSNELPHFISNMPFEIPGNPELGKLLAKTCNEWGVETLAHDATTLGPEYGTLVPMRYMNEDLHFKAICVSALCTGHYLNDSARLGWAMRRAVEDHYDGTVAFFASGSLSHRFAQNGLAPQFADRIWSPLLEHMDHDVVQMWQNGEWSDFCSMLPEYAVKGHGEGFMHDTAMILGALGWSAYDGKAEVITPYFGSSGTGQINAIFPVTPQDGRAIPKAQASSAEGFQAVSRL
- a CDS encoding 5-carboxymethyl-2-hydroxymuconate Delta-isomerase; translation: MPHLVILYTPNIERETDMSALCRTLADTMLEQRDEAGKQVFPTGGTRVLAYPAAHYAVADGKGDYAFVYLNLRMAAGRSDAVKRRAGDALIESAKRHFEPVFARRLIGITLNVDESPGQVYDAKHSNLHPLFNNK
- the hpaH gene encoding 2-oxo-hept-4-ene-1,7-dioate hydratase, whose protein sequence is MLARDVIQQLAAELHESEKSRVQVEHFSKRYPEMTIEDGYAISREWVKAKIAEGRTVKGHKIGLTSRAMQQASQITEPDYGTLLDDMFFEQGGDIPFKRFIAPRIEVELAFVLGKPLKGPNVTIFDVLAATDYVVPAIEIIDARIEQFDRHTKAMRRVFDTIADNAANAGIVMGGRPVKPDAVDLRWVSALLYKNGVIEESGVAAAVLNHPATGVAWLANKLAPWDEYLEAGEVVLGGSFTRPTNAVPGDTFHADYGPLGSIAFRFV